The genomic region ATGAATGCCTGAATCAGGATTGTCGGGAATAAAGAATAACCAAGTTGGTTAGTCAACCCGCCGTTAAAACGGCGGAGTATTGTCGTTTGCCCCTTTCAAGGGGCATTTGATAATAGCCCTTTCAAGGCTGGGAGAGAAAAACGCATGTTAACTCCATAGAATCCGAATTGTCCGTAAAATCTGCGATTCGAAATTTTCGTGGTATTCGCGCCCTTTCGTGTTTTCGTGATCCGGAAACGTAAAAAATGAAACCTCCTTCCGCCCTTGATTAATGGGGCGCCTAGGGCAAGGTTGTTTTTTACCCTTGAGTAATCCCCTCGACTTGTGGGTAAAGATCAGCCCAGAGGGCGAGGGAATTTTATGTCATATTCTTAATAAGCCTTGGTATTACGGGAAATGCAATCCGCCGGGAAAGCAGAGAATGTTTCCCTGGCTGAGGAGTCCGTTCGTGGGATCGTAGCGGTTCCAAAGGCTGAAACGCGAACGGACGAGAATGCTTCCATCTGGATTTAACACACGGTGATTCTTGTCCGGCCCTACGCTGTAAACCACCCAGCGGGTTGGTACTTTCGAGCAATCGCTTTCTTGGTAATCCGGCGCCGTTCCTAAAAGCGTTCCGTTGGCGTCCACTGGCACGCGGACCGGCTTGATGGGTGAAAATTCACCCGTAATGTTGAATCCGAAGCCGCAGCGTTCGTAGTAGAGAAAAGGATTTCCCCCGTTGGCTTCATTGCCTTCTCCATAAAGAAAAGGATCACGAAGAACGGATTGGACGTAAGGCGTCGGCGTCGTCAATCCGGCGGGACCGTTAGGATGATTGGGCGGAAAACCGGCGGGCATTTGCCATTCGATCCCCCCTTGATCCAAAACGTAAGGATAATCGCCGTGATCCAGATAATACATTTCCAATCCCATCGCCAATACGCGCAAATCGTTATGGGCGCGGCTGACTTTGGCTTTCGTCCAGGCGTTTAAGAAATTCGGAACGGCGATCATCGCCAATACGCCGATAATCGCTACGACGATCAACAATTCAATTAAAGTGAAACCTCTTTTCATGATCTGTCTCCTCATTTTTTGTTAAATCCATGCTTCATACGATCATTAAACTAATCAATAATTCTATATAGAATTTTTCTGATATATTAGTATAACATTAGTATAAAGGGAAATCAAGGTAGATTTATCATTTTTTTTTCCGCCATCCATGCGAGACTTATTTTCTAATAACGTTTGACCAAGACGGATCGAATCAATGCTTCAAATAATAAATCTCAACAAAAAAGCCGGCTCCTGTTGAAGCCGGCCATACTATTCTTGCTTATTTTTAATAGAGCCTATTGGTTATTTATTCGAATTACGCTGCGTATAGATGAATGATATAAAAAAAATTACGCCCACTAATCAGCTTTACTTTTCTCCGTCAAATTCAGCGAACGGCTGCCGTTGATCTTCTTCAACAACGATTCGAATTCTCCGATCGGCATGGCGCCCAAATCTTCGTTCGTGCGCAGGCGCAGGGAGACAGATTCATTTTCCATTTCCCGCTTGCCCACAACGAGCATGTAGGGAATTTTTTGCAATTGCGCGTCGCGGATTTTAGCGTTCATGCGCTCGGAGCGGTCGTCCACTTGCACGCGGTAATCCTGCTCGAGGAAGCGCTGCGCCAGTTTGTGGGCGAATTCCGTCTGTGTATCGGCAATAGGGATGATTACGGCTTGCACCGGCGCCAGCCAAACCGGAAACGCCCCGGCGTACAGTTCGATCAAGTAGGCCATCATGCGCTCCATCGTACTGATGACGCCGCGATGGATCATAACCGGACGATGCTCCCCGCCATCCTCGCCGATGTAGTGGAGATCGAATTGATTGGGGAGATGGAAATCGATCTGCACCGTGGAATATGTCTCCTCGCGCCCCATCGTATCGCGCAGCTGGATGTCTAATTTCGGGCCGTAGAAAGCCGCTTCGCCTTCCGCTTCGACGTAGGGCAGCCCTAGTTCATCCATCGCTTCTTTCAGCATCGCCTGCGCTTTTTCCCACATCTCGTCGTTCTTCACGTATTTCTCGTCGTCTAGTGGATCGCGGTAAGATAGGCGGTAACTGTATTCTTTAATGCCTAAAATTTTATAAGCGGTTTCGACCAATTGCACTACGCCGGAAAATTCCTGCTGAATCTGATCGGGACGGCAAAAGATATGCGCGTCGTTGAGCGTCATGCCGCGCACGCGCGAAAGCCCGCCCACTACGCCGGAACGCTCGAAGCGGTACTGCGTTCCCAACTCCGCGATCCGCAGCGGCAGTTCGCGGTAGCTGCGCTTGGCGGAGGAATATATTTGAATGTGATGGGGGCAATTCATAGGCCGCAGCACCAGGCTTTCCGTCTCCAACTCGATAGGCGGAAACATATCGTGCTTGTAGTGCTCCCAGTGGCCGGATTTTTTATAAAGATCTACTTTGGCCAGCGCAGGCGTGCAAACGTGCGAATAGCCGCGCTTGCGCTCCAGTTCCAGGATGAAACTCTCCAACAACCGCCGGACCGTTGCTCCCTTCGGCAGAAGTAAAGGGAAACCGGAGCCGACAAGCTCGCTAGTCATATACAATTCCAACTCGCGGCCCACGCGGCGATGGTCGCGCTTCTTAGCTTCTTCCAACCGGTTCAAGTAATCGGTCAATTCCGCTTCGCTGCGCCAGGCCGAGCCGTAAATGCGGGTAAGCATGGGATTCTTTTCGCTGCCCTTCCAATAGGCGCCCGCGATCTTAATCAGCTTGACGGCGTTGGCGGGGATGCGTTGCGTGTTGTCGACATGCGGCCCGCGGCAGAGATCGGCGAAGGAATCGTGTTGATAAATCGTCAAACGGCTTTCTCCTCCCGCCGTTATCTTATTGCCGTCTTCGTCGAAACGGCCTTCGACGAGGTCTTTAATGAGTTCCAGTTTGAAGGGTTGATCCTTGAAAATCTCGCGGGCTTCTTGCGCCGTAACTTCTCTGACAGCGAACGGATGATTCCCTTGAATAATCTCCTTCATCCGATTTTCAATCCATCCCAAATCCTCCTCTTCCAGTTGGCGGGGAAGATCGAAGTCGTAATAGAAGCCGTCTTCTACGGGCGGGCCGATAGCGATTTTTGTTCCCGGAAATCGGTCGAGGACGGCCTGAGCCATGACGTGAGCGGCGGAATGCCGGATCTTGTAGAGTTCCGCATCGTAGCCTTTAGGGATGGATTCTTCGAATTGCTGTTCGAGTTTTTGCTGACCGGACACAATAAACCTCCATGAGATGAAGAAATAATAGACTGAAACGCCGCCATGTTTCTGAGCAGGCGATTATGGTAAACCAGCATCGAATGGGAATGAAAGCGGATTCCGCTATCGCCGAAAGACGGTTTCGATGGATCAACGTCCATTCGGTTATTATTCTAGGATTCCGGCGATTCCGTACTCTGGTTTTATCATCATAGCATCGAGATAAGAATTTTTCCCGCCATACGAACGCCGCCGACGGTTTTTCCCCAGCGCAAGGAAAGTGATAGGAGGATGGAAGGAAAAGAAAAAGAGGGCATAAATGAGGAAGGAGTCACCATTTAACCTGATGACTCCCTCCTTAACTGTCCATTGGCATGCGTAGATGCCTCCATGTTCGTTGTGATCCCCAAAGGGACCTTTTACCGCTCCAACTCCTAAAGGCCTTTCTTGCGAGGCGGAAGGCTTTTGCGCCAATTATCCTCGCTGCGGGCTGTTTTGGTCGCCCAGACTCAAGAGCGAGCAAATCGCTGTTCTCCCCGATTCCGCTCTTCTTAAAGTCCTTTACGAGTCGTCTACCAAACCCCGTAGGGTCCTCGATCCCGAAGCCAATGGCGACACCGCCACTTTAACCTTCGGCGCGGGCTATTCGGAGCCCAATCCAGAGAGCATTGAGACTTTGCATCTCTCTTTTTACTCTCTACTAAACATTATAATGGAAAAAGTCCTTCTTTGGCAAGTGTTTTATTCGAATTGGCGAAACTTTTTTTGCGGTTCGTAATGGAGGTTTGGAGAGACGCATTGCTGGCGGAAATAAAGAGTATATAAATACGGAAGGGGCCGCCCGCTTTAAGGATGACCCCTTCCTTAGATACTCGGCAGCATATTGTAGAAAGCCCACTCCTTTCCTCTATCCCTTCCCGGGATATGAGATCGCAAACCCTTTTTCGGGATCGCAGTCCAAGGCGTACGGAACTTTCGTCCCCGCAACCTCAGTATAGGCTTTCAGGGCGCCTTGACCCAAGAGCGGAGAGCAACTCGGCTCATCCCATGCTCTTCACTATTACATTATAGCGGAAAACACATGGCTTTGGCAATAGTTTTTTTTCAATTTTTAATTTTCTTTGTAAATTTTCCCGTTGTTATGATACGAACGCGCCCCAAATAGGTTGTTGGCGGGCGATTCTTTTATATGGATAGATAGAAATACCGGAAAGCGAAAATGACGGAAATGACGAGAAGAAAAAGATTGAGGTCCCGCCATCGCCCTGTGAAGATTTTCAAAAGGG from Candidatus Omnitrophota bacterium harbors:
- a CDS encoding prepilin-type N-terminal cleavage/methylation domain-containing protein, yielding MKRGFTLIELLIVVAIIGVLAMIAVPNFLNAWTKAKVSRAHNDLRVLAMGLEMYYLDHGDYPYVLDQGGIEWQMPAGFPPNHPNGPAGLTTPTPYVQSVLRDPFLYGEGNEANGGNPFLYYERCGFGFNITGEFSPIKPVRVPVDANGTLLGTAPDYQESDCSKVPTRWVVYSVGPDKNHRVLNPDGSILVRSRFSLWNRYDPTNGLLSQGNILCFPGGLHFP
- the thrS gene encoding threonine--tRNA ligase; this translates as MSGQQKLEQQFEESIPKGYDAELYKIRHSAAHVMAQAVLDRFPGTKIAIGPPVEDGFYYDFDLPRQLEEEDLGWIENRMKEIIQGNHPFAVREVTAQEAREIFKDQPFKLELIKDLVEGRFDEDGNKITAGGESRLTIYQHDSFADLCRGPHVDNTQRIPANAVKLIKIAGAYWKGSEKNPMLTRIYGSAWRSEAELTDYLNRLEEAKKRDHRRVGRELELYMTSELVGSGFPLLLPKGATVRRLLESFILELERKRGYSHVCTPALAKVDLYKKSGHWEHYKHDMFPPIELETESLVLRPMNCPHHIQIYSSAKRSYRELPLRIAELGTQYRFERSGVVGGLSRVRGMTLNDAHIFCRPDQIQQEFSGVVQLVETAYKILGIKEYSYRLSYRDPLDDEKYVKNDEMWEKAQAMLKEAMDELGLPYVEAEGEAAFYGPKLDIQLRDTMGREETYSTVQIDFHLPNQFDLHYIGEDGGEHRPVMIHRGVISTMERMMAYLIELYAGAFPVWLAPVQAVIIPIADTQTEFAHKLAQRFLEQDYRVQVDDRSERMNAKIRDAQLQKIPYMLVVGKREMENESVSLRLRTNEDLGAMPIGEFESLLKKINGSRSLNLTEKSKAD